A section of the Agrococcus sp. SGAir0287 genome encodes:
- a CDS encoding MoaD/ThiS family protein — MTRVRYFAAAEELAGVASEQRHEPTLGALREALTRERPGLGGILPRCAVLVDGARVDDDAPLGDDVLVDVLPPFAGG; from the coding sequence ATGACGCGCGTGCGCTACTTCGCGGCCGCCGAGGAGCTCGCGGGCGTCGCGAGCGAGCAGCGCCATGAGCCTACGCTCGGCGCGCTCCGCGAGGCGCTCACGCGCGAGCGCCCCGGCCTCGGCGGCATCCTCCCCCGCTGCGCCGTCCTCGTCGACGGCGCACGCGTCGACGACGACGCACCGCTGGGCGACGACGTGCTCGTCGACGTCCTGCCCCCGTTCGCGGGCGGCTGA
- the moaC gene encoding cyclic pyranopterin monophosphate synthase MoaC, with the protein MSLTHLDDAGHARMVDVTAKQPTVRSASARGFVRCSPEVVQILRDGSAPKGDVLAVARIAGIQAAKRTPDLLPLAHVIGVHGAVVDLEVVDGGVEVAATVRTADRTGVEMEALTAVSVAALAIVDMVKGMDRATSIEHVRITAKEGGRSGAWTRDETGER; encoded by the coding sequence ATGAGCCTCACGCACCTCGACGATGCCGGCCACGCGCGCATGGTGGATGTGACGGCGAAGCAGCCCACCGTGCGCTCGGCGAGCGCACGCGGGTTCGTGCGCTGCTCGCCCGAGGTCGTCCAGATCCTCCGCGACGGCTCCGCGCCGAAGGGCGACGTGCTCGCCGTCGCGCGCATCGCCGGCATCCAGGCCGCGAAGCGCACCCCGGACCTGCTGCCGCTCGCGCACGTCATCGGCGTGCACGGGGCCGTCGTGGACCTCGAGGTCGTCGACGGGGGCGTCGAGGTGGCCGCGACCGTGCGCACGGCCGACCGCACCGGCGTCGAGATGGAGGCGCTCACGGCGGTCTCCGTCGCGGCCCTCGCCATCGTCGACATGGTGAAGGGCATGGATCGCGCGACGTCGATCGAGCACGTCCGCATCACGGCGAAGGAGGGCGGCCGATCGGGCGCCTGGACCCGCGACGAGACGGGCGAGCGATGA
- a CDS encoding molybdopterin molybdotransferase MoeA, whose amino-acid sequence MSGMRTVEEHLGAVLALVRPLGTRVVPVQVAHGAVLRVPVLAANDIPAFDNSAMDGFAVRHADVAAASADAPVRLAVVADVPAGSGADPRLEAGQAARIMTGAALPSDADAIVPFEDTLGGLADSLDTAAVVAAPRAAGVFVRRAGQDVRRGDVVLEAGVRMGPLQCSAAAAAGVGELVVSERPRVAVVSTGSELVEPGAALTRGRIPDSNGVLLASLARDAGADVVLQATIDDEGAGLRRLVDELARTDLVILSGGVSAGAYEVVRTELADAMDFVRVAMQPGKPQGLGRLPSGTVLVGLPGNPVSAAVSFETFVRPALLAMQGRVGGERPRLRLPATQGWTTPPRRRQHLPAVVDRSDPARWTVAPASAGGSGSHLAGGLGRAEAYVVVPAEVEAVAVGDLVDVMLIA is encoded by the coding sequence ATGAGCGGGATGCGCACCGTCGAGGAGCACCTCGGCGCCGTGCTCGCGCTCGTGCGCCCGCTGGGCACGCGCGTCGTGCCGGTGCAGGTGGCGCACGGCGCCGTCCTGCGCGTACCGGTGCTCGCCGCCAACGACATCCCGGCGTTCGACAACTCGGCGATGGACGGCTTCGCCGTGCGCCACGCCGACGTCGCCGCTGCGAGCGCCGACGCGCCCGTGCGACTCGCCGTCGTCGCCGACGTGCCCGCCGGCAGCGGCGCGGATCCTCGTCTCGAGGCCGGACAGGCGGCACGCATCATGACGGGCGCCGCGTTGCCGAGCGACGCCGACGCGATCGTGCCCTTCGAGGACACCCTCGGCGGCCTCGCCGACTCGCTCGACACGGCGGCCGTCGTCGCCGCTCCGCGCGCCGCGGGCGTCTTCGTGCGGCGCGCGGGGCAGGACGTGCGCCGCGGCGACGTGGTGCTCGAGGCGGGCGTGCGGATGGGCCCCCTGCAGTGCTCGGCGGCGGCGGCAGCGGGCGTCGGCGAGCTCGTCGTCTCCGAGCGCCCGCGGGTCGCGGTGGTGTCGACCGGCTCGGAGCTCGTGGAGCCCGGCGCGGCCCTGACGCGCGGCCGCATCCCCGACTCCAACGGGGTGCTGCTCGCGTCGCTCGCCCGCGACGCCGGCGCGGACGTCGTGCTGCAGGCGACGATCGACGACGAGGGCGCCGGCCTGCGGCGCCTCGTCGACGAGCTGGCGCGCACCGACCTCGTGATCCTCTCCGGCGGCGTGAGCGCCGGTGCCTACGAGGTCGTCCGCACCGAGCTCGCCGACGCGATGGACTTCGTGCGCGTCGCGATGCAGCCGGGCAAGCCGCAGGGCCTCGGACGGCTGCCGAGCGGCACGGTGCTCGTCGGCCTGCCCGGCAATCCGGTGAGCGCCGCCGTCTCGTTCGAGACCTTCGTGCGCCCCGCGCTGCTGGCGATGCAGGGCCGCGTCGGCGGCGAGCGACCGCGCCTGCGCCTGCCCGCGACCCAGGGATGGACGACGCCGCCTCGGCGACGCCAGCACCTGCCTGCCGTCGTCGATCGCAGCGATCCCGCTCGTTGGACCGTCGCGCCCGCCTCCGCGGGCGGCTCCGGCTCGCACCTCGCCGGCGGGCTCGGGCGCGCCGAGGCCTACGTCGTCGTGCCCGCCGAGGTCGAGGCCGTGGCGGTCGGCGACCTCGTCGATGTCATGCTGATCGCATGA
- a CDS encoding ThiF family adenylyltransferase, which yields MPLPPLVEPVESLSDAERARTARHAVLAGFGEVGQRRLAAAHVAVVGAGGLGSPVVLALAAAGVGTLTVIDDDVVDSSNLQRQVLHRLADVGARKTASAARVAADLSPETHVREIHDRLDATNAQTLLAGAHVVVDGSDAFATRADVAAACERLGVPLVWGVVQEFHAQVTVLWSRPPAGADPVLLTDLYPPETVGDVPTCAQVGVLGALCLQVGGLMALEVVKLVAGIGEPLLGRVVVVDALQGRQSEVPLRSSRVSRTPAAAPTRPTIPHVALADALAAQAAGATILDVREPAETATGVIPGSVLLPLADLLARPDAVGPGPVVVVCQRGPRAVRAAAALREMGVEASVLAGGIEALGQEGRPA from the coding sequence ATGCCGCTGCCGCCGCTGGTCGAGCCCGTCGAGTCCCTGAGCGACGCCGAGCGCGCGCGCACCGCGAGGCATGCCGTGCTCGCGGGCTTCGGCGAGGTCGGCCAGCGTCGCCTCGCCGCCGCCCACGTCGCGGTCGTCGGCGCCGGTGGCCTCGGCTCCCCCGTCGTCCTCGCACTCGCCGCCGCCGGCGTCGGCACGCTGACGGTGATCGACGACGACGTCGTCGATTCCTCGAACCTGCAGCGGCAGGTGCTGCACCGGCTCGCCGACGTCGGCGCACGGAAGACGGCCTCCGCAGCGCGCGTCGCCGCCGACCTCTCGCCCGAGACGCACGTGCGCGAGATCCACGACCGGCTGGACGCGACGAACGCGCAGACCCTGCTCGCCGGCGCCCACGTCGTCGTCGACGGGTCCGACGCGTTCGCGACGCGCGCCGACGTCGCGGCCGCCTGCGAGCGCCTGGGCGTGCCGCTCGTGTGGGGCGTGGTGCAGGAGTTCCACGCGCAGGTGACCGTGCTGTGGTCGCGGCCGCCCGCGGGTGCCGATCCGGTGCTCCTGACGGACCTCTACCCGCCCGAGACGGTCGGCGACGTGCCGACGTGCGCGCAGGTGGGCGTGCTCGGTGCGCTGTGCCTGCAGGTCGGCGGCCTCATGGCCCTCGAGGTCGTGAAGCTCGTCGCCGGCATCGGCGAGCCGCTGCTCGGCCGCGTCGTCGTCGTCGACGCGCTGCAGGGCCGGCAGAGCGAGGTGCCGCTGCGGTCGTCGCGCGTCAGCCGGACCCCGGCCGCGGCGCCGACGCGACCCACCATCCCGCACGTCGCCCTGGCCGACGCCCTCGCGGCGCAGGCGGCAGGGGCCACGATCCTCGACGTCCGCGAGCCCGCCGAGACGGCGACGGGGGTCATCCCCGGATCCGTGCTCCTGCCGCTCGCCGACCTGCTCGCGAGGCCCGACGCGGTCGGCCCCGGCCCCGTCGTCGTCGTGTGCCAGCGCGGACCGCGCGCCGTCCGTGCCGCGGCTGCGCTGCGCGAGATGGGCGTCGAGGCATCCGTCCTGGCCGGCGGCATCGAAGCCCTCGGACAGGAAGGGCGGCCGGCATGA
- a CDS encoding TOBE domain-containing protein — protein MTSYRVAEAARLLGVSDDTVRRWVEQGALPTTGESPVRIPGAPLAAHAAALASAAADPTDVLSSARNRFVGLVTRVQRDGVMAQVDLQAGPHRVVSLMSAEAVDDLALEPGSLAVAVVKATTVIVEAPSR, from the coding sequence ATGACCTCCTATCGTGTGGCCGAGGCGGCCCGACTGCTCGGCGTCAGCGACGACACGGTGCGTCGCTGGGTCGAGCAGGGCGCGCTGCCGACGACGGGCGAGAGCCCCGTGCGCATCCCCGGCGCGCCGCTCGCGGCCCACGCCGCCGCGCTCGCGAGCGCCGCGGCCGATCCCACCGACGTGCTCTCGAGCGCACGCAACCGCTTCGTCGGGCTCGTGACGCGCGTGCAGCGCGACGGCGTGATGGCGCAGGTCGACCTGCAGGCGGGGCCGCATCGCGTCGTGTCGCTCATGTCCGCCGAGGCGGTCGACGACCTCGCCCTCGAGCCGGGCTCGCTCGCCGTCGCCGTCGTCAAGGCGACGACGGTCATCGTCGAGGCGCCGAGCCGATGA
- the modA gene encoding molybdate ABC transporter substrate-binding protein: protein MSAAARPSRAPIAAAVAALTLALAGCASAQDAPTASSQATEGTALDGELTIFAAASLTTAFDELAAEFEAQHPGVDVRPIAYDGSSTLATQIVEGAPADVFASADEATMARVVEAGLATDPVAFATNTLVLVVPIGDPGDVEGLDGLADPDRTVVLCAPEVPCGAASQALLEDAGVVPSIDSAEQSVTAVLAKVAAGEADAGLVYVTDAAASADVESIEVAGAEQVVNTYPIVALDDAADPDVAAAFVAFVTSEEGRAVLAGLGFGAP from the coding sequence ATGAGCGCCGCAGCCCGGCCGTCGCGCGCACCGATCGCCGCAGCAGTCGCCGCCCTGACCCTCGCCCTCGCGGGCTGCGCGAGCGCGCAGGACGCACCGACCGCCTCGTCCCAAGCCACCGAGGGGACCGCCCTCGACGGCGAGCTCACGATCTTCGCCGCCGCCTCGCTCACGACGGCGTTCGACGAGCTCGCCGCCGAGTTCGAGGCGCAGCATCCGGGCGTCGACGTGCGCCCCATCGCCTACGACGGCTCGTCGACGCTCGCGACCCAGATCGTCGAGGGCGCGCCGGCCGACGTCTTCGCCTCCGCCGACGAGGCGACGATGGCCCGCGTCGTCGAGGCCGGCCTCGCGACCGATCCCGTGGCGTTCGCGACGAACACGCTCGTGCTCGTCGTGCCGATCGGCGACCCCGGCGACGTCGAGGGCCTGGACGGCCTCGCCGATCCGGATCGCACCGTCGTGCTGTGCGCGCCCGAGGTGCCGTGCGGCGCCGCGTCGCAGGCGCTGCTCGAGGACGCCGGGGTCGTGCCGTCGATCGACAGCGCCGAGCAGTCCGTCACCGCCGTCCTGGCGAAGGTCGCCGCGGGCGAGGCCGACGCCGGACTCGTGTACGTCACCGACGCGGCGGCCAGCGCCGACGTCGAGTCCATCGAGGTCGCGGGGGCCGAGCAGGTCGTGAACACGTATCCGATCGTCGCCCTCGACGACGCGGCCGATCCGGACGTCGCCGCGGCCTTCGTCGCGTTCGTGACGAGCGAGGAGGGGCGCGCGGTGCTCGCCGGCCTCGGCTTCGGCGCGCCGTGA
- a CDS encoding ABC transporter permease, protein MSAVTDAASGRGFVPRSLLVPVVLGIALLVVPLVALVGRADWSTIVDDVTAPAALSALGLSLQTGLAATALCVVLGVPIALCIARAGDRLAALLRAIVTVPLVLPPMVGGVALLFLFGRTGWLGPILADWGFRVPFTTPAVVLAQTFVALPFLVLAVEGAVRSVGVGYEETAAALGAGRWRILLRVTLPLAAPGLVAGVILCFARAIGEFGATALFAGNAPGVTQTMPLAIYTAFNGAGVSQDTAIALSLLLLVTSVAVLLVVRAWRPGAPR, encoded by the coding sequence GTGAGCGCCGTGACGGATGCGGCGAGCGGCCGCGGCTTCGTGCCTCGATCGCTGCTCGTGCCCGTCGTGCTCGGCATCGCGCTGCTCGTGGTGCCGCTCGTCGCGCTCGTCGGACGTGCCGACTGGTCGACGATCGTCGACGACGTCACGGCGCCCGCGGCGCTGTCGGCGCTCGGGCTCTCGCTGCAGACCGGGCTCGCGGCCACGGCGCTCTGCGTCGTCCTGGGGGTGCCCATCGCGCTCTGCATCGCGCGCGCTGGGGATCGGCTCGCAGCGCTGCTGCGCGCCATCGTGACCGTGCCGCTCGTGCTGCCGCCCATGGTCGGCGGCGTCGCGCTGCTCTTCCTCTTCGGCCGCACCGGGTGGCTCGGCCCGATCCTCGCCGACTGGGGCTTCCGCGTGCCCTTCACGACGCCGGCCGTCGTGCTCGCGCAGACCTTCGTCGCGCTGCCCTTCCTCGTGCTCGCCGTGGAGGGCGCCGTGCGCTCGGTCGGCGTCGGCTACGAGGAGACGGCCGCGGCGCTCGGCGCGGGACGCTGGCGCATCCTGCTGCGGGTCACCCTGCCGCTGGCCGCACCGGGGCTCGTCGCCGGCGTCATCCTCTGCTTCGCCCGCGCGATCGGCGAGTTCGGCGCGACGGCGCTGTTCGCAGGCAACGCCCCGGGCGTCACGCAGACGATGCCGCTCGCGATCTACACGGCCTTCAACGGCGCGGGCGTGAGCCAGGACACGGCCATCGCGCTGTCGCTGCTGCTGCTCGTCACGTCCGTCGCCGTCCTGCTCGTCGTCCGCGCGTGGCGTCCTGGAGCGCCGCGGTGA
- a CDS encoding ABC transporter ATP-binding protein: MASWSAAVTTAGLDAELVVERGDLVLDAAIEVDAGGVLAVMGPSGAGKSTLLRTLAGLLRPTRGSVRIGDRVVDDARISVAPMHRGAVLLGQDARLFPHLSASQNVAFGLRSHGVGGREARIQARAWLDRVGLGALAERRPAALSGGQQQRVALARALAAAPRLLLLDEPLTSLDAETAADVRAVLAEQVAATRTTTVLVTHDVIDAVAVADDLAILEQGRIVQHDAVRRVLEAPASRFAAAIAGLVRLTGTQDGGVWTSDDGDVVLRPASQRDARGATPRASAAVFPPSAVAVRAPGDAVGAADHGSVDAWRARIVRIEATLGGVRIVTATRAGGQTVAAEVPIAQAAALAVAPGDEVELHVPRDAVRLVQR; the protein is encoded by the coding sequence GTGGCGTCCTGGAGCGCCGCGGTGACGACGGCGGGGCTCGACGCCGAGCTCGTCGTCGAGCGCGGCGACCTCGTGCTCGACGCGGCGATCGAGGTCGACGCGGGCGGCGTGCTCGCCGTCATGGGGCCGAGCGGCGCCGGCAAGTCGACGCTGCTGCGCACGCTGGCCGGCCTCCTCCGCCCGACGCGCGGCAGCGTCCGCATCGGCGATCGCGTCGTCGACGATGCGCGCATCAGCGTCGCGCCCATGCACCGCGGCGCCGTGCTGCTCGGCCAGGACGCCCGGCTGTTCCCGCACCTGTCGGCGTCGCAGAACGTCGCCTTCGGCCTGCGATCGCACGGCGTGGGCGGCAGGGAGGCGCGCATCCAGGCACGCGCGTGGCTCGATCGCGTCGGCCTCGGTGCGCTCGCCGAGCGGCGACCGGCGGCGCTCTCGGGCGGGCAGCAGCAGCGCGTCGCGCTCGCGCGCGCCCTCGCAGCCGCCCCCCGCCTCCTGCTGCTCGACGAGCCCCTGACGTCGCTCGACGCCGAGACGGCGGCCGACGTGCGGGCGGTGCTCGCCGAGCAGGTCGCCGCGACGCGCACGACGACGGTGCTCGTGACCCACGACGTCATCGACGCCGTCGCCGTGGCCGACGACCTCGCGATCCTCGAGCAGGGCCGCATCGTGCAGCACGACGCCGTCCGCCGCGTGCTCGAGGCGCCGGCGAGCCGCTTCGCCGCGGCGATCGCGGGGCTCGTGCGGCTCACGGGCACGCAGGACGGCGGCGTGTGGACGTCGGACGACGGCGATGTCGTGCTGCGTCCGGCGTCCCAGCGCGACGCACGCGGGGCGACGCCACGTGCGTCGGCCGCCGTGTTCCCGCCGTCCGCCGTGGCCGTGCGCGCACCCGGCGACGCCGTCGGTGCGGCCGACCACGGATCGGTCGACGCGTGGCGCGCGCGCATCGTGCGCATCGAGGCGACGCTCGGCGGCGTGCGGATCGTGACCGCGACGCGTGCCGGCGGCCAGACGGTCGCGGCGGAGGTGCCGATCGCGCAGGCCGCCGCGCTCGCGGTCGCGCCCGGCGACGAGGTCGAGCTGCACGTGCCGCGCGATGCCGTGCGCCTCGTGCAGCGCTGA
- the moaA gene encoding GTP 3',8-cyclase MoaA, with amino-acid sequence MTATPVSIGRRRPDVESAETGSGPLVDGFGRVHRDLRISLTDRCSLRCTYCMPEQGMEWLARSSILTLDEIERVARVAAASGITTLRLTGGEPLLRPDIVEVVARLSRIVGVDGERLHVAMTTNGIRLAALLPALVDAGLSRLNVSIDTIDRERFAALTRRDRLADVLEGIEAARASRLRPLKLNAVAMRGVNDDELVDLVAFAIAHDAQLRFIEQMPLDAGHTWDRASMVTREEILTALSARWELVPVPGRGGAPAERWTLAGTADGDGRPYTVGVIASVTAPFCGDCDRLRLTADGQLRNCLFSTSEYDLLPVLRGADPSDAAIDAVLRACIRGKLPGHAIDDPGFLQPSRGMNAIGG; translated from the coding sequence ATGACCGCGACGCCCGTCTCGATCGGTCGTCGCCGGCCGGACGTCGAGTCGGCCGAGACCGGCTCGGGCCCGCTCGTCGACGGCTTCGGCCGCGTGCACCGCGACCTGCGCATCTCGCTCACCGACCGGTGCTCGCTGCGCTGCACGTACTGCATGCCCGAGCAGGGGATGGAGTGGCTCGCCCGGTCGAGCATCCTCACGCTCGACGAGATCGAGCGCGTCGCGCGCGTCGCCGCGGCGTCCGGCATCACGACCCTCCGGCTCACCGGTGGCGAGCCGCTGCTGCGTCCCGACATCGTCGAGGTCGTCGCCCGGCTCTCGCGCATCGTCGGCGTCGACGGCGAGCGGCTGCACGTCGCGATGACGACGAACGGCATCCGGCTCGCGGCGCTGCTGCCCGCGCTCGTGGATGCGGGACTGTCACGCCTCAACGTCTCGATCGACACGATCGACCGCGAGCGCTTCGCCGCGCTCACCCGCCGCGACCGCCTCGCCGACGTGCTCGAGGGCATCGAGGCGGCGCGCGCGTCGCGCCTGCGGCCGCTGAAGCTCAACGCCGTCGCGATGCGCGGCGTCAACGACGACGAGCTCGTCGACCTCGTGGCGTTCGCGATCGCGCACGACGCGCAGCTGCGCTTCATCGAGCAGATGCCGCTGGATGCCGGCCACACGTGGGATCGCGCGTCGATGGTCACGCGCGAGGAGATCCTGACGGCGCTCTCGGCACGGTGGGAGCTCGTCCCCGTGCCCGGACGGGGCGGCGCGCCGGCCGAGCGCTGGACGCTCGCCGGCACGGCGGACGGCGATGGCCGCCCGTACACCGTGGGCGTCATCGCCTCGGTGACCGCACCCTTCTGCGGCGACTGCGACCGTCTGCGGCTCACCGCCGACGGGCAGCTGCGCAACTGCCTGTTCTCGACGAGCGAGTACGACCTGCTGCCCGTGCTGCGCGGCGCCGACCCGAGCGACGCGGCGATCGACGCCGTGCTGCGCGCGTGCATCCGCGGCAAGCTGCCCGGCCATGCCATCGACGATCCTGGCTTCCTGCAGCCGTCGCGCGGGATGAACGCCATCGGCGGCTGA
- a CDS encoding fasciclin domain-containing protein: protein MLTRKNPLTAGLVMAGVATFALVGCSTGSDSGSGSGESEAPESSASSSPMESDSSMDPAANLVGSGCAAYAEQVPDGAGSVEGMSQDPVATAASNNPLLTQLTAAVSGQLNPDVDLVDTLNSGEYTVFAPVDDAFAALPADTVATLQTPEGAATLTSVLTYHVIEGQIAPDDIDGEHTTLNGATLTVTGSGDDIMVNDTATVICGGVQTANATVYLIDQVLMPPM from the coding sequence ATGCTCACCCGGAAGAACCCGCTCACCGCGGGACTCGTCATGGCAGGCGTCGCGACGTTCGCCCTCGTCGGCTGCTCGACCGGCTCGGACTCGGGCTCCGGCTCGGGCGAGTCCGAGGCCCCGGAGTCGTCGGCCTCGTCGTCGCCGATGGAGTCCGACTCGTCGATGGACCCGGCTGCGAACCTCGTCGGCTCGGGTTGCGCCGCCTACGCGGAGCAGGTGCCCGACGGCGCCGGCTCGGTCGAGGGCATGTCGCAGGACCCCGTCGCCACGGCGGCCTCGAACAACCCGCTCCTCACGCAGCTCACGGCTGCCGTGTCGGGCCAGCTGAACCCCGACGTCGACCTCGTCGACACGCTGAACAGCGGCGAGTACACGGTCTTCGCGCCGGTCGACGACGCGTTCGCCGCCCTGCCGGCCGACACCGTCGCCACGCTGCAGACGCCCGAGGGTGCTGCCACGCTGACCTCGGTGCTGACGTACCACGTCATCGAGGGCCAGATCGCTCCCGACGACATCGACGGCGAGCACACCACGCTCAACGGCGCCACGCTGACCGTCACGGGCTCGGGCGACGACATCATGGTCAACGACACCGCGACCGTCATCTGCGGTGGCGTCCAGACGGCGAACGCGACCGTCTACCTCATCGACCAGGTGCTGATGCCCCCGATGTGA
- a CDS encoding DUF6226 family protein, with protein MPPYARPAIAAPPVLDHDGAPIPYGERWGWDGPPEEAYSVDAHPERFAPLHAVADALVAHLLSTYDVFAESVDGATLLPGSARVVLRAVRLRPACDDAAGLTIGWTVYPSVIVRAGADARAVAPVCGCEACDETWDRAADELERFVLAVADGRLQESLDDDRVGVAVEAPEGSSSGWTIEHDAARRAEIGAILDARQGVRWRSWPLRGEERSGG; from the coding sequence GTGCCGCCGTATGCCCGCCCCGCGATCGCCGCGCCGCCGGTCCTCGACCACGACGGCGCGCCGATCCCATACGGCGAGCGGTGGGGGTGGGACGGACCTCCGGAGGAGGCGTACTCGGTCGACGCCCATCCCGAGCGCTTCGCACCGCTCCATGCCGTCGCTGACGCACTCGTCGCCCACCTCCTCTCGACGTACGACGTGTTCGCCGAGTCCGTCGACGGCGCCACGCTCCTGCCGGGCTCGGCGCGGGTGGTGCTGCGAGCCGTGCGGCTGCGTCCCGCCTGCGACGACGCGGCAGGGCTCACGATCGGTTGGACCGTCTACCCGAGCGTGATCGTGCGCGCCGGCGCCGACGCCCGCGCGGTGGCACCCGTCTGCGGATGCGAGGCGTGCGACGAGACGTGGGATCGGGCGGCCGACGAGCTCGAGCGATTCGTGCTCGCGGTGGCTGACGGCCGACTCCAGGAGTCGCTCGACGACGATCGCGTCGGCGTCGCCGTCGAGGCACCGGAGGGCTCGTCGAGCGGGTGGACGATCGAGCACGACGCAGCACGACGCGCCGAGATCGGCGCGATCCTGGACGCCCGCCAAGGTGTCCGATGGCGGTCGTGGCCGCTGCGGGGCGAGGAGCGCTCCGGGGGGTGA
- a CDS encoding anti-sigma factor: protein MTDRDDDIAARALDALGPQERRRFDAAADDQALAELASMQEAAAALSEPIAAEPPAALRASILAQIASTEQLSPEQIAAEEAPNVTRMERRRSQEAAEDGDREPELVGGGSTIEGPRSLEARRRWFRRPASLLAAAAAAVVLLVGGIGIGQAIRTPDPVSTLVHAADVRTQTASLPDGARATLLWSLEQGDAALVVEGLAALDADETYQAWFMPAEGDPIPAGTFAGGDGSVVHALDGEMHEGEGVAVTVEPEGGSEQPTSQPILVMTT from the coding sequence ATGACCGATCGCGACGACGACATCGCGGCCCGGGCGCTCGACGCGCTCGGCCCGCAGGAGCGGCGGCGCTTCGACGCCGCCGCGGACGACCAGGCGCTCGCCGAGCTCGCGAGCATGCAGGAGGCGGCCGCCGCGCTCTCGGAGCCCATCGCCGCGGAGCCGCCCGCCGCGCTGCGTGCGAGCATCCTCGCGCAGATCGCGTCGACCGAGCAGCTCTCGCCCGAGCAGATCGCCGCCGAGGAGGCGCCGAACGTCACGCGCATGGAGCGTCGGCGCTCGCAGGAGGCGGCGGAGGACGGCGACCGCGAGCCCGAGCTGGTCGGCGGCGGCTCGACGATCGAGGGTCCGCGCTCGCTCGAGGCGCGCCGCCGCTGGTTCCGGCGGCCGGCGTCGCTGCTCGCGGCTGCCGCTGCCGCCGTCGTGCTGCTCGTGGGCGGCATCGGCATCGGGCAGGCCATCCGCACGCCCGATCCCGTGTCGACGCTCGTGCACGCAGCCGACGTCCGCACCCAGACCGCATCGCTGCCGGACGGTGCGCGCGCGACGCTGCTCTGGTCGCTCGAGCAGGGCGATGCCGCGCTCGTCGTCGAGGGCCTGGCGGCGCTCGACGCCGACGAGACCTACCAGGCGTGGTTCATGCCCGCCGAGGGCGACCCGATCCCCGCGGGCACCTTCGCGGGCGGCGACGGCAGCGTCGTGCACGCCCTCGACGGCGAGATGCACGAGGGCGAGGGCGTCGCGGTGACCGTCGAGCCCGAGGGCGGCTCCGAGCAGCCCACGTCGCAGCCGATCCTCGTCATGACCACGTAG